A single genomic interval of Megalobrama amblycephala isolate DHTTF-2021 linkage group LG15, ASM1881202v1, whole genome shotgun sequence harbors:
- the LOC125247675 gene encoding interleukin-1 receptor-associated kinase 4-like, which yields MQGCVRPEVTEPVQQETCVMEPDSSTGPEENSWSSSEGFHTFSHRELTAITGDWDNRPVSDGGCRLGAGGFGVVFRGRMGDTYVAVKKLNPMDDGSPEDLKTQFNQEIQTLRSLKHENLVGFSSDGQHLCLVYAFMPNGSAN from the exons ATGCAGGGATGCGTCCGTCCCGAGGTCACTGAACCCGTTCAGCAGGAGACGTGTGTGATGGAGCCGGACAGCAGCACCGGACCGGAGGAAAACTCATGGAGCAGCTCTGAAG GTTTCCACACGTTCTCTCACCGCGAGCTGACGGCCATCACGGGGGACTGGGACAATCGGCCTGTGTCTGATGGAGGCTGTCGTCTGGGCGCCGGCGGGTTCGGTGTCGTGTTCAGAGGCCGGATGGGAGACACATATGTAGCTGTGAAAAAGCTCAATCCT ATGGACGACGGATCACCTGAAGACCTCAAGACTCAGTTTAACCAAGAGATTCAAACTCTCAGGAg TCTGAAGCATGAGAATCTGGTGGGTTTTTCCAGTGATGGGCAGCATCTGTGTTTGGTGTACGCGTTCATGCCCAACGGATCTGCGAACTGA